A part of Aspergillus flavus chromosome 5, complete sequence genomic DNA contains:
- a CDS encoding short chain dehydrogenase/reductase family protein (short chain dehydrogenase/reductase family protein) produces MELHNSSPKPLNASSPSATGAREPKLHLPTTTDPPGPQNPPKPLVWLIFGATGHMGRSLVKTALSRDDLVAAVGRTFENSPEYMKKLEEEHDNCLGLLCDVRARETVKRVIDRTIERFGRIDIIANCAGYGVIGACEDQDEYDIRDQFETNFMGTLNMIQLSLPHFRERRSGRYLIFSSTSGALGVPGLGPYCASKYAVEGLMESMLYEVDNFNIKTTLVEPGHMRRDDIGDLVSDTAMLASQNENDLASPLPLYGHFFVKPPSEPYNTPTAPAAHAKRMLMWLGDKQPASAVKAAYLVWELGHCSYPPLRLILGTYAVESIRDRLKCIIEEIEDWKYLSFPHGDQHPSPAKDKMPTNARENEAGETAT; encoded by the exons ATGGAGCTTCACAATTCCTCCCCGAAACCCTTAAATGCCTCATCACCGTCTGCAACCGGTGCACGAGAACCTAAGCTCCATCTCCCCACCACCACTGATCCTCCGGGACCGCAGAACCCGCCAAAACCGCTCGTATGGCTG ATCTTCGGTGCGACAGGCCATATGGGCCGTTCCCTTGTCAAGACCGCATTGTCCCGCGATGACCTTGTCGCAGCTGTTGGCCGTACATTCGAGAACAGCCCGGAGTACATGAAGAAgctcgaagaagagcatgaTAACTGCCTGGGACTTCTGTGCGATGTTCGTGCTAGAGAGACCGTCAAACGTGTCATCGATCGCACAATCGAGCGCTTCGGTCGCATTGACATCATTGCCAACTGCGCCGGGTACGGTGTGATCGGGGCCTGCGAGGATCAAGACGAATATGACATCCGCGACCAATTTGAGACGAACTTCATGGGTACGCTGAACATGATTCAGCTATCGCTGCCGCATTTCCGTGAGAGGAGATCCGGTCGGTACCTGATCTTCAGCTCAACATCCGGCGCCTTGGGCGTTCCCGGATTAGGGCCGTACTGCGCATCAAAATACGCCGTCGAAGGATTGATGGAAAGCATGCTGTACGAAGTGGACAATTTTAACATTAAAACCACGCTCGTGGAGCCTGGACACATGCGCCGTGATGACATTGGCGATCTTGTGTCTGATACTGCGATGCTGGCTAGCCAGAATGAAAACGACCTCGCGTCGCCGCTCCCCCTTTATGGTCATTTTTTTGTCAAGCCACCGAGTGAGCCATACAACACGCCCACTGCGCCGGCGGCGCATGCAAAACGCATGCTAATGTGGCTGGGCGATAAGCAACCTGCCAGCGCCGTGAAAGCAGCCTATCTGGTTTGGGAATTGGGTCATTGCTCCTATCCGCCTCTCCGACTTATTCTGGGCACATATGCCGTGGAGAGTATTCGGGATAGACTAAAGTGTATCATTGAAGAAATCGAGGATTGGAAATACCTAAGCTTTCCCCATGGTGACCAGCACCCTTCACCCGCCAAGGATAAAATGCCTACAAACGCACGAGAAAACGAAGCGGGAGAGACGGCGACGTGA
- a CDS encoding vacuolar protein sorting-associated protein 45 (vacuolar protein sorting-associated protein VpsB), with protein sequence MDVVAAVSGYISKMVTAGDPSTSGSSTSAKMKILLLDSETVTIVSTAITQSALLNHEVYLIDRLDNAAREKMRHLRCLCFVRPSASSIQLLIDELREPKYGEYYIYLSNIIRKSSLERLAEADSHEVVRAVQEHFADFIVINPDLCSLNLGFPQQRLWSHSPDLWNADALQRATEGVISILLALKKNPLIRYEKNSLLAKKLATEVRYQLTQEEQLFNFRKTDTPPILLVLDRRDDPITPLLTQWTYQAMVHELMGIHNGRVDLRDVPEIRPELREIVLSQDQDPFFKKNMYQNFGDLGQNIKEYVEQYQVKTKNTMNIESIADMKRFVEDYPEFRKLSGNVSKHVTLVGELSRRVGEDDLLDVSELEQSLACNENHASDLKNLQRIIQLPSVAAENKIRLVALYAIRYEKQPNNALPILLDLLVTAGNVPSYKVNTIPKLLAYHHSLQAPPVAGGFSDLFESTSFFSGARDRFKGLKGVENVYTQHSPRLEATLQNLIKGRLKELQYPFLESGGHIRDKPQDIIIFMVGGATYEEAKMVAQVNASSPGVRVVLAGTSIHNSTSFLEEVDDAVSGWPEPAPSSAAGRLRREITR encoded by the exons cttgcttTTGGATAGTGAGACG GTCACTATTGTGTCGACAGCCATCACCCAGTCCGCCCTGCTGAATCATGAAGTATACCTGATCGATCGACTAGATAATGCGGCTCGAGAGAAAATGCGGCATTTGCGCTGCCTCTGTTTCGTGCGTCCATCCGCCAGCTCCATTCAACTCTTGATCGATGAGCTTCGTGAACCCAAGTACGGCGAGTATTACATCTACCTCAGCAACATCATTCGCAAATCGTCGCTTGAGCGCCTCGCTGAAGCAGACAGTCATGAAGTGGTGCGTGCGGTGCAGGAACATTTTGCAGACTTCATAGTGATCAATCCGGATCTGTGTTCCTTAAATCTCGGCTTCCCTCAACAGCGATTGTGGAGTCATTCTCCAGACCTGTGGAATGCAGATGCACTGCAGAGAGCCACAGAGGGCGTAATATCTATCCTGTTAGCTTTGAAAAAAAATCCATTGATACGCTACGAGAAAAATAGTTTGCTGGCTAAGAAGCTGGCCACTGAAGTTCGGTATCAGTTGACTCAGGAAGAGCAATTGTTCAATTTTCGCAAGACCGATACGCCGCCAATTCTTTTAGTTCTAGACCGACGTGATGATCCTATCACACCTTTATTGACCCAGTGGACGTACCAAGCGATGGTTCATGAATTGATGGGTATTCACAACGGAAGGGTTGACCTTCGAGACGTACCAGAAATCCGACCAGAGCTTCGAGAAATTGTCCTCTCGCAAGATCAAGATCCTTTCTTTAAGAAAAATATGTACCAAAACTTCGGCGATTTGGGTCAGAATATCAAAGAATACGTGGAGCAGTATCAGGTAAAAACTAAGAACACCATGAATATCGAGTCGATTGCGGATATGAAGCGGTTCGTGGAGGATTATCCAGAGTTTCGCAAGCTTTCTGGAAACGTCAGCAAACACGTTACTCTGGTTGGGGAGCTCAGCCGGCGAGTCGGTGAGGATGATCTCCTCGATGTCAGCGAATTAGAACAAAGCTTAGCTTGTAACGAAAACCATGCTAGTGACCTCAAG AATCTACAACGGATAATACAACTGCCATCGGTGGCGGCCGAAAATAAGATACGTCTAGTGGCACTATATGCTATTCGATACGAAAAACAACCGAATAATGCTCTGCCGATTCTGCTTGATTTACTGGTCACCGCGGGAAATGTACCGTCGTACAAAGTGAATACGATTCCCAAGTTACTTGCCTACCACCATTCTCTTCAGGCTCCGCCAGTTGCTGGAGGTTTCTCGGACCTGTTCGAGTCgacttcctttttctctggtGCTCGAGATCGGTTCAAAGGGCTGAAAGGTGTGGAAAATGTCTACACCCAACACTCACCACGCCTGGAAGCCACTCTTCAAAATTTGATCAAGGGCCGGCTGAAGGAGCTACAGTATCCATTCCTCGAGAGTGGAGGTCACATCCGAGATAAACCCCAGGATATAATCATTTTTATGGTGGGCGGCGCAACTTATGAAGAAGCCAAGATGGTGGCTCAGGTGAATGCCAGTTCGCCTGGAGTACGAGTGGTTCTTGCAGGTACAAGCATACACAACAGCACGAGTTTcctggaggaggttgatgacGCTGTGAGCGGCTGGCCAGAGCCCGCTCCCTCTAGTGCCGCTGGACGGCTGCGGAGGGAGATCACGCGCTAG